The stretch of DNA tagaagcGTTAAATCATTATTTCATGAAAAATTTTCCATACAAAATTTAAGAAACATTGTTTATTCAATTTATAATTCTGTAAATGAAACTAAGGGAGACATTCTTGACATATGTCTAGATAGTATGGTTGATATAATTCATATGATGAATTTaatgatattattttattatgaaaaggaaaattttCTTTCTAGAGATAATTTAacattttctaaattaattaaatttactgatttatatataatgcGCCAAAAAATAACAGATATCAATAAAGATACTGAAGGTTTACGATCAACAGAATCTCAGAAAAATCCTTTATTCAACATGACCAATACTGAAAATACTGTTTGTATGATGAAACACATATCCAATagaatgaatttttttatttcattgcTTAAAAAATCTTATCTGAGAGATCTAATGtttgaaaattatgaaaaatatttaatggataatatttttatagataATGAACAGTTACATTTTTGTACTTCATCTGGGGATTACTTAATTCgtaacatattttttaataatgtatATCCAATAATTAGTGcttatatttaatgaaaaaaatactaaatgttttttttttcttctttctcTCATTCTTTTTACATTGCTTTGCTCTTCTTACAATAAATTTATGTTAAgatccctttttttttttcatttttgggTAAAttatatactaaaaaaattcaCTATATATAAAAGGCATTATTAATGCTACGTTTgttaagaatatatttttctgtttgagattttctcttttttttttgtatattttttttgtctttcatttttcaagatacaactttttttttttttttaagaaatatatgcacaaatttaataaaactataaaaagtttatttAGCATTGTTAATTAaactaaaataaataaaaaaaaaaaaaagtagtaATGTTAattgaataaaattaaacaatacaatataaattaatggtaaaaaataaaaatatagagtGGATAACTAaagaataaaagaataaCGATGAAATATTCTATAAAGTTCAATTGAAAAACCTAATCTTattagaacaaaaaaaaataataataatagaaacTTTTCAAAATgcttattaataaataaattttaaatgaagtGTATATGTGTTATTTacttaagaaaaattaaaaaactttcattagtaaataaaaaatataactataaaaaatatttcgaaaatttttgtttaaaatttggaaaagtaaaaaaaaaaaaatttttttaaaataaaactatttaaaaatatttaaaaataatattaaaatttatcatttaaaaaaatagagatTTGTTATCGTATCACGTAAATctgttaaataatttttctaaaaaaaaaatgtaaaaataaaaaaattatacatacataaatttatttttatatttaaatttagattattaaaaagaattattggaattaattatttttagataataataaattacatttttatatataattagtcatcagtaaattttttttttttttttttttgattatataatgtgttaattttcttttattttatttttttgtctGTTATTTTCTCATATTTCATTATGGATTATATAAAACTTCTAAGcgctttttttataataatattagtttatgttttattttcatatttaaaactaaaaaaaaatatatttctaaaatatttaaaaaagaagcaAAATGTTTGTTTAATTATTGCACATCCAGATGATGAAATTATGTTCTTTTTTCCCACGttgaaattattatttgataaaaaagaaaaaaatgaaatttttcttttttctctaAGTAATGGAAATTTATATGGGCTTGGTAAAATAAGAGAAAAAGAACTCTTTCATGTATGGTCATATTTAGGAGGAGAAAGACGAAACTGCAAAGTCttaaataacataaatattCAAGATGGTTGGGATTATTGggatgaagaaaatatttctaatatCCTAAATGATTATTGTTCCAAACATAATATCAATACAGTAAAATCCATAtgctatattttattattatatataaggaaaaaaaaaaattgcataaatttatattgttaTTAGATTCTAACTTTTGACAATTATGGGATATCAGGCCATCCTAATCATATAAGCATTTTTAATAGTGTCCGgtataatgataaaaaaaaaaaaaatgaattgttataatactttttatGTTACTATTCttataaatgttttttttttttttttcttttatactatataatttaaatactattaatataatttgcTTCCGGATTTCTATTATTTgaatcactttttttttttaggttattgtcaaaaattaaagaaatagatatttttatattaaattcaactaatataattcataaatatatgggatttatttcatttccttttcttttacacaaaaagtatttttttttctttttgcgcattaaaatatttgaattttCCTTTGCTTCACTTTGATAATTATTAtctcacttttttttttttattaatatatattttattttgtctcAATTTTAGGTTtctcatttctttttttaatccACTTTTGTTGTTAAggtaaaaaagaaaaaaagaaatttccatatattttcaatttctttcatttctttcatttttctttataggGTCAATGCATTTATATAAGTCACAATTTGTTTATTATAGAATTCTATCCTGTATTTTTTCTCAGTAAAaatctatataaaaaatattttttatttctctttcaaaaataaatcttatatatatattttttcttcatagaTATGCGTACTTCAATACATTTACCTTATTAAATGAGTTGTAATATGTTAtagatttttaaaattaaaaaatttgtaaaaaataaaattatttattcaaaatttataaatatatctgTAAAAAATGTGTAAAcgtatatatatgatatgaTTTTGTTTTACgcattttataaataatatatttttacctTTTTCTTGGATTGTATAAAATGAATGTTTAATGAAATATCACTTTAAATCAAACACGTAAGAGATAAtagttaaaaaaagtttcagattatatatttaaaacgaaaaaaaaaaaaaaaaaatgaaatgaaatTGTAATTagaaacattaaaaaaagaaaataataaaaaaaaaaaaaaatataaaaaataaattaagatCTCTTTTTATgttacattattttttttttttttttttttggtttatttaataaaaaaaaaaaaaaaaaaaaaaaaaaaaaaaaaaaaaaaaaaatataaatataaataaataaaaatcattaaaaaaattatttatcttGAAAAAACTATagtacaaatttttttttttattaaatttattaaaaatatctatCAACATAATTTTACACATAACTAGTATGAACTTCATAATatgattttaaataaatatatcatcacatatatatacataaatatatatcatatattctttaataatttatgttCCTTCTTAAAATggaaagaaataaatagaaCACGGAATACTATTAAAATGAACTATctatttgaaaattttaataatttattatttaaattacatAGATTGTTATAagcatataatttaaatttaatattaatattaattttcttatCATTTGATAAGAAAAATACATCAACTGTTCTAATTCAAATGCTTATCTTTAAAAAGTAACTCTCAGAAATATCTTAATGTATATCCTTAATATTATTCAATCTTATAATACagaaattatcttttttttttttaattttttttttagatacatatttttacattgtttcatatatatatatatgaaaaaattataaacagGAAAAAAGGATATCATTCCAACTTcccaaaaaaatattttattgcCCATAATAATCTTAATATATGACAAATATGTTATGATAATTAAAGcctatatgcatatatatatatatacatcctttttttttttttttaatatttgttattttatttattttttttaattagttttcttaaaatactgacttatatttaaataaaatttcttcatcttttttGTAGAAATAGCCATTATTgggtaaaaaaataaaacatcaTTTTATCcttctttaaaatattgattattcatatataaaaattataatacaCTTTTATCAGTTTTTTAAGCATTCATTactaataattaaaataaaatatttactcTATCACtccttaaaaatttattaagaGTTCTAAAAGAAGtaaaacatttatttatttccaTGGGTATCGATTATAATCAATGTATTGGGCCTTAATTTATTTCAGGTAgcttttcattatttaattcagcactttttaaaaaattttttacatcATCCAAATTTAAATGCTGAAATATATTATCACCATTATCTAACAAATTATCATCGTTtgtattattgttattatcattttcaatattatCATTCATATTACTCGAATTAGCGCTATTACTGTTTTTTTTCCTTCTATACAGAATATATTCTTGAACTTTATTTGCACCACATGCCTCTGAActatttgttatttttttaatatcataaTCAACGCTATCATCTAGTGAAACTTTacttttttgaaaaattttttcatttttatttaaaagaaaattattttcatcttctATTATAATACTTTTCTCTTCCTTGCTATCATTCTGAAAATCATTTTTGTTCATTAAATTTGTTTTTGCACATAAATTTAACAGCTTCTTCTCTATTTCTTCtgaatgaatatttttatcaatattataaatatcagtattaaaatcatttaaagAATAACTTGAATTTCTATTAAACTCTTCTATCTTTTCATTACTTTTGCTTGTATTAGAAGGAGGGTGCTTATTACATGAGTTAGATTTGCTTGAGCAGATGCAATAATTAGTATTTTcatatgaatttttatataaatcattTCTGTAATCattcatattttctttatcatttaCGCATGAACTTGTATAATTTAATTCgtttaaattatcattaaaattatttttatttgtatatgAATTACTATCAGTAAAtgaatttttcattttgttaAGATAGTCTTGAATAATCGATTTTTCTATATCATCttgatttaattttttattattttcagaAGATCCTAATATTTCTGCATCACTACTTTCAGAGAAAGagttatttaataatttacttTTTGTTACCCTAAGAAATTCTTTAGCTTTGTTTAAAAATTCATCGTTGAATGATTCTCTTATGAAATTTACATTATGAGTGTCTTTAATAAGTTGCTCATGAAACGGATTTACAATTAAATTTAAGTTTTGTAactcattttcattttgtaaattatttacatttgATTCTATATTgttatcatttattttttttttttttactttttttgtattctttgaatttttttttctttttcctgtaaatgatgaaatttcttcatttattatttcccTCATTTCATCTGTTATATcactttttatttctatgaTGTCTTTTGTTTCTGAACAATCAGAGCTTATTGTTAATGGTTGACTATATAAAAGGTGAGTTAATTTAGATTTTGAATtagaatttatattatcttcatttttatcctCCTCgtttttgttataatttttttttgattccttttccttttttaccACTTTCTTTTTACTAGATATTAAAATATCCCATTTCATTTCTCGAATGCATTCTTCTAATATATCATCTGCTTTATcctgaaaataattatataggcttttgaatttaaaaatagacatatttttatattcttcttCCGTATGTTcatcttcaatttttttccTATTCAATAGATCAATtaattgttttaatttttctctcttttcttcatattcatttttttcttcttctgtTAGCTTATCACAATGTTTTCTAAAGTGGGCTAATTTTCCTAGTTGTACAGTACCACATTTTGAGCAGACAGCTCTTAAAAATCTTCTGGTTTTTCCTTTTGAATTAGATATAGAATTATTATCATTGTTATTAGGTGtagttattttattattatcattgttttctgtttttatttcattttcatttattacaATATTgactttaatattttcatttgaattatttttgcATTTCTCCTCACTGCTagttttttctattttattttgttttttctcaTTAAAATCATCCTCTTCATTTTCTCCtccattttctttattttcttctttttcataataattattattattattattgtctTGTTTGCCTTCTTTTTCGCATTTTACATTTTCATTTGTAGAATTATTTTGATTGTTGCTATGatcacttttattttttatatcagcTGCTTCTTTAAAATACttattttcatcatcatTAGTACTAATAACTTTACTATTTTTGTAAgttaatgaattatttaagGTGATATCTTCGTcactttttttgttttctattTTCAAACTGCATgttgattttttatttgtattttccTGTTCATCtcctttttcatttattttattatcattctCTTCTTTTACATTTTTGATTTCTTTTGTATTACTTTCACattctttttctaaattattattttcttcttcttttttttcttctttatcttTAATTTCATTAGATGCGTCGTTTTTCGCTGTTATTTTCTTGTCATTACTATCTTTATTGGATTGATTAAATGATGAATTAGCATAAAAGTAAGACTTATCTAACTCTAATGGGAAACAACATTTGCCTGGATATTTGTAATTAGCATGGCAAGGTAATTTACAGTTTTCACATAAAACTAAAAGTTTATGTGGCAATTTTGTATGTAAAAATGTagtagatttttttttattaacttcTTTATTATCCTCATCAATTCCCTTTTGTTTTAACATTTTTGCATGTTCTATTCTATTAACTAATTCTTTAACAAAATTAACTGGgaataaattttcatatgCATTTCTTAGTTGAGTTTCATATTTCTGATCCAAAGCATCTATTCTTTTTCTGTTttctataataaatttatctCTTTCAATTTGCTGagctctttttcttttttttgcttCTAATTCTTCTTGTTTACTATCTTGTAGTTGACTTCTTAATTCTTTTTGTAattgtttttcattttctcttTCTTCCTTAGtcatttttcttcttttcttTTGTTCTTCTACAGCTTTGCATTTAGAGCATAAAAAGCACACCCAATTCTGGGGTGTAAAATTAACTCCTCTCTGACGtaaattatgataatattCTTCTCCAACATAATATCTTACATAATCTGGAGGAAAACAATTATAACAAAAACTAGTAGGACAAGTAGCACaatgtattaataaattaccACATTGCGATGACTTTCTAAAACATAAGCAGCATTCGTGCCAACTGCATGTCCaagttttttttacattttcatcttttattCCTTCACATAATTTATGATAAGTTTTAGGGCAACGAAAACAATTTATCATATCTCCATAATCTATTTCTATATCATTTCCGTTTCTATCCTTAACAATagttttgtaattttttgtattattacaTATAAAGCACCTATATTCAtgttttatttgttttactTCTTGTTTTCTTCCCCAATATTCAGGTGTATACATATTTTGcggtttttttctttctcttACGGATCTCCATAATGTTGTATCACTACCCAAATTATTTGATGCAAATTGATTGGTATTTGTGTTAGCCTTTGAAAGAGAggtttttgatttattaagattatttaaatataactgATCATTTCCTTCTGCATATGTTGGACTACAATCGGTTAAAACTGTATTATTGTGTCTAATTTCAGGT from Plasmodium relictum strain SGS1 genome assembly, chromosome: 11 encodes:
- a CDS encoding N-acetylglucosaminylphosphatidylinositol deacetylase, putative, coding for MDYIKLLSAFFIIILVYVLFSYLKLKKNIFLKYLKKKQNVCLIIAHPDDEIMFFFPTLKLLFDKKEKNEIFLFSLSNGNLYGLGKIREKELFHVWSYLGGERRNCKVLNNINIQDGWDYWDEENISNILNDYCSKHNINTILTFDNYGISGHPNHISIFNSVRLLSKIKEIDIFILNSTNIIHKYMGFISFPFLLHKKFLISFFNPLLLLRVNAFI